The genomic DNA CCCACCGATCCGTCGACCGCGGATGGAGACAGGAAAGCGACACCGAAGATGGTCCGGGCGTCGATCACACGCGAGGCACTGATCAGCTTCGAGGATGGTAAGCGGTACAAGACGATCAAGCGGCATCTGACCGCCTGTGGTTTGACGCCGGAGACGTACCGGGCGAAGTGGGGCCTGCCGAACGACTACCCGATGGTCGCTCCTGCCTACGCGGCGAAGCGATCCAGGATCGCCAGGAGCTTGGCGCAGGGTCGGTCCCAGCGCGATCCCGGTCCGGAAACTGCAGCCGGATAGCTGGCGCATTCCGAAGCTTCGTGCCCAGTCATGAAGTTCGCAAGATATTCGAAAGGTGATGGCTGGCCAGAGTGGTTCTGCCCCGGTCCGCTTTCAGGGGGCAGAGGCATCGGAGCGGACATCGCCATTCGGCCCGCTGCCGATCCTTAACCGATCTGAAGCCGGTGCGATCCCCTTCCGTGATCGGGCGAATAACCCGGCAGGGCACGCCTGCGGCGACGATATTCGGCGGTATGTTCTTCGTGACGAGGCTGCCCGCCCGGACGATGCCGTGATCGCCTGATCCGTGATCTCGGCGGCCTCGCGCAGTCCGGAGACGGTCGCGGGTCCCTGAGCCAACGAGTCCCGTCAGCTGGTGGGGCAGACGGTGGGGTG from Methylobacterium oryzae includes the following:
- a CDS encoding MucR family transcriptional regulator, with amino-acid sequence MNNDAANACNVSLDYSAMTANLVAAYVSHNRVAASEMPALIATAAAALTGLQPTDPSTADGDRKATPKMVRASITREALISFEDGKRYKTIKRHLTACGLTPETYRAKWGLPNDYPMVAPAYAAKRSRIARSLAQGRSQRDPGPETAAG